In Fervidobacterium nodosum Rt17-B1, one genomic interval encodes:
- a CDS encoding FumA C-terminus/TtdB family hydratase beta subunit yields MNEILTETLKKLNVGEMFEYTGKLIVMRDAAQKRLVEMEDNGKTLPVELKNALVFYAGPTFSKGNIIIGPTTSKRMDRFLEFLGRHGVIGTIGKGERTPEGVETIKKYKMIYFVTPSGCAAYLGKKIKSWKVVAFEDLGPEAVYEIEVENFPLLVVISAL; encoded by the coding sequence ATGAATGAGATTCTTACCGAGACTCTCAAAAAACTAAATGTTGGTGAAATGTTTGAATACACTGGTAAGTTAATAGTTATGCGCGATGCTGCGCAGAAAAGGTTAGTTGAAATGGAAGATAATGGTAAAACACTGCCTGTTGAGCTCAAAAACGCTCTCGTATTTTACGCTGGTCCTACATTTTCGAAGGGGAATATAATAATAGGTCCTACGACGTCTAAGAGGATGGATAGATTTTTGGAATTTTTAGGCAGACATGGTGTTATTGGGACGATAGGGAAAGGTGAGCGTACACCTGAAGGAGTTGAAACCATAAAGAAGTACAAGATGATTTACTTTGTCACCCCAAGTGGTTGCGCGGCGTATCTTGGTAAGAAGATAAAGAGTTGGAAGGTCGTCGCATTTGAAGATTTAGGACCAGAAGCCGTATATGAGATAGAAGTGGAGAATTTTCCATTATTAGTCGTTATATCCGCGCTATAA
- a CDS encoding fumarate hydratase: MVKIKSDVVFEKISEVLIEINTKIKPEIKEFFKDYEGPFKKEIIENFEIASKEYLPLCQDTGMVEFFVFKGFNVLLDKPIEYILDEAVKDVYERFGFRKSVVSDPLFSRVNTRTNTPCVVHLFEIEENKLEIWTIAKGGGSENLSALYMFNPSESYEAISQKIFEHIKQNGPNACPPIKVGVGVGGTSDKAVMLSKLALFDYDASVYLKNVIRYQKAEEKLMERLNEIKFGVQGLGYGKGIYNVKMYGFPTHIATLPVAISVDCYLLRSGRVVFENE; this comes from the coding sequence ATGGTAAAAATCAAGAGCGATGTTGTTTTTGAAAAAATTTCGGAAGTTCTCATCGAGATAAATACAAAAATCAAACCTGAGATAAAGGAGTTTTTCAAAGATTACGAAGGCCCATTTAAAAAGGAGATAATTGAGAATTTTGAGATAGCTTCGAAGGAATATCTTCCACTGTGTCAGGATACGGGCATGGTGGAGTTTTTTGTATTTAAAGGTTTCAATGTTTTATTAGATAAACCTATCGAATATATTCTCGATGAAGCGGTTAAAGATGTGTACGAAAGATTTGGTTTTCGAAAGAGTGTCGTCAGTGACCCACTTTTTTCCAGAGTCAATACTAGAACAAATACACCATGCGTTGTTCATTTATTTGAGATAGAAGAAAACAAACTTGAAATTTGGACGATTGCTAAGGGTGGAGGAAGTGAGAATTTATCCGCTCTTTATATGTTCAACCCTTCGGAGAGTTATGAAGCAATATCCCAGAAGATTTTTGAGCATATTAAGCAAAATGGTCCAAACGCATGTCCCCCGATAAAGGTAGGAGTAGGTGTTGGTGGGACTTCTGATAAGGCAGTTATGTTATCAAAGCTTGCTTTATTTGATTACGATGCGTCAGTGTATCTAAAAAATGTAATCAGGTATCAAAAAGCTGAAGAGAAGCTTATGGAAAGATTGAATGAGATCAAATTTGGCGTGCAGGGGCTTGGGTATGGTAAGGGTATATACAATGTTAAAATGTACGGCTTCCCAACACACATAGCAACATTACCCGTTGCGATTTCAGTTGATTGCTATTTACTTAGAAGTGGAAGAGTGGTGTTTGAAAATGAATGA
- a CDS encoding MATE family efflux transporter: MLKNILKIAIPVSLENIIANTGTFILTILLSQLGEVEVAINGVANQGSFLVILFLFGLNTGGAIFLAQYWGKKDTENIKKIMSLMIYFSLLISLAFFVLTFFFPKVFIKMFSNDTRVIDRGILYLRLISISYFGLALEISFRTLLRSIERATIPMMSYVYGTIIQIFLAYGFVKGLFGLPKLGLVGIAISLIVSRFVIPLYQILRASTLKLPYTFSLSGISRNMLSKFLEFATPTTLNEIAWSLGMTVYGIIFGRMGTQAYAARNILSSFENYVWTFTFGIVIAASVIIGKYIGQMEYEKAQQFAKKILMWSFVIGLLSAVIVMVVYYILYPTFKIEENTKKILTYAMWVMLIGAPVKAFNGAAIVGVLRAGGDAKFAFLLETFTLWCLGVPLAFIGAFIWKQPLPVVYALTLSDEVVKSVIAYIRIKSKKWIKNVTISPEISSAPAASAVPGIGEEH; encoded by the coding sequence TTGCTCAAAAATATATTGAAAATAGCAATTCCGGTGTCGTTGGAAAATATTATCGCTAATACGGGAACTTTTATTTTGACCATTTTGCTCTCTCAACTTGGTGAAGTTGAGGTTGCGATAAATGGCGTAGCTAACCAAGGCAGCTTCTTGGTTATATTGTTCTTATTTGGTCTAAATACCGGCGGAGCGATTTTTCTTGCGCAGTATTGGGGAAAGAAAGATACGGAAAACATCAAAAAGATAATGAGTTTGATGATATACTTTTCATTACTGATTTCACTCGCTTTTTTCGTATTGACTTTCTTCTTCCCAAAGGTGTTTATAAAAATGTTTTCCAATGATACGCGGGTGATTGATAGAGGAATACTTTATCTAAGATTAATTTCTATTTCTTATTTCGGACTTGCTCTGGAAATATCTTTCAGGACACTCCTCAGGTCGATAGAAAGAGCTACAATCCCAATGATGTCGTATGTTTACGGTACCATTATTCAGATATTTTTAGCGTATGGTTTTGTTAAAGGACTTTTCGGTTTGCCAAAACTTGGACTTGTTGGTATCGCAATCTCTCTTATAGTCTCAAGATTTGTTATACCACTTTATCAAATTCTTAGGGCATCTACTTTGAAACTTCCGTACACGTTTTCTCTTAGTGGAATATCTCGGAATATGCTAAGTAAATTTTTAGAATTCGCAACGCCGACAACGTTGAACGAGATAGCGTGGTCTCTTGGGATGACCGTTTACGGTATAATATTCGGTAGGATGGGTACTCAAGCTTATGCGGCAAGAAATATACTTTCTTCATTTGAAAATTACGTTTGGACGTTCACATTCGGTATCGTTATAGCGGCTTCTGTAATTATTGGTAAGTACATAGGACAGATGGAATACGAAAAGGCACAGCAGTTTGCTAAAAAGATTTTAATGTGGAGTTTTGTAATTGGTTTACTTTCAGCGGTTATAGTGATGGTTGTTTACTACATTCTCTATCCAACTTTCAAAATAGAAGAAAATACTAAGAAGATATTGACTTACGCTATGTGGGTAATGCTTATCGGTGCGCCGGTGAAAGCATTCAATGGAGCAGCGATTGTTGGAGTGCTACGCGCTGGTGGTGATGCCAAATTTGCGTTCTTACTTGAAACATTCACACTCTGGTGTTTGGGTGTGCCTCTTGCCTTTATCGGAGCGTTCATTTGGAAACAGCCACTTCCAGTTGTGTATGCGTTAACTCTAAGTGATGAAGTTGTCAAATCGGTAATTGCATACATTAGAATAAAGTCTAAAAAATGGATTAAGAATGTGACTATCTCACCTGAGATATCAAGTGCGCCTGCTGCTTCAGCTGTTCCAGGGATTGGCGAGGAGCATTGA
- a CDS encoding SDR family NAD(P)-dependent oxidoreductase, which translates to MLNYNLKRHHWALITGASSGIGKEFAFQIAEKGLNVIILGRNAEQLSKVADEIHNATNSSVVIIQADLVKELDSVLENLSRFDVDLLVNNAGIGLYGDFIQHSWEEYENMMKLNMEVLTKLSHHYAKKFVKKGFGGIINVASVAGFMPIPHFAVYGATKAYVYSFSMSLWAELKDKGIHVLCVAPGKTETKFFERAKMDPGKQLMKPSEVVRGALNAYEKGSPLYIPGVSNKLIYHFVRRFFSDKFVAKMLVKYF; encoded by the coding sequence ATGTTAAATTATAATTTAAAAAGGCATCATTGGGCACTTATAACTGGTGCTTCTTCTGGTATTGGAAAGGAATTCGCTTTTCAAATCGCGGAGAAAGGTTTAAACGTTATAATCTTAGGAAGGAACGCTGAGCAACTGAGTAAAGTAGCTGATGAAATTCACAACGCAACAAATTCCAGTGTTGTTATTATCCAAGCAGACCTCGTTAAAGAGTTGGATAGTGTGCTTGAAAACCTTTCAAGATTCGATGTCGACCTTCTTGTGAACAACGCTGGTATAGGTCTGTACGGTGATTTCATACAACATAGCTGGGAAGAATACGAAAATATGATGAAATTGAACATGGAAGTACTAACAAAACTTTCTCATCATTACGCAAAAAAATTCGTGAAAAAAGGTTTTGGAGGAATAATTAACGTAGCTTCCGTTGCTGGTTTCATGCCTATTCCACATTTTGCGGTTTACGGTGCAACGAAAGCTTACGTTTACAGCTTCTCAATGAGCCTTTGGGCGGAACTAAAAGATAAAGGTATACACGTACTTTGCGTCGCGCCTGGAAAGACGGAAACAAAATTTTTCGAAAGGGCAAAAATGGATCCCGGTAAACAATTAATGAAACCGAGCGAAGTTGTTAGAGGAGCTCTAAATGCTTACGAAAAAGGTTCTCCATTGTATATACCCGGTGTATCAAATAAACTAATTTACCACTTTGTTAGACGATTCTTTAGTGATAAATTCGTTGCAAAGATGCTTGTTAAATACTTTTAA
- a CDS encoding TM0106 family RecB-like putative nuclease, translated as MVISNKDIKTIYFCPKKAKLDIQNENRQLSDFLFTTEVFGCYLGVQVDEVLSDNPLIVKILKSGKKISEYHMLEGAFIAYVAESNDIDLREIIFESTYYSVSITRTNWRHYITKLLSLLSYFCEESEFKISKTHLCRLCKYSGQCFHETVNLESLTFIQGIKGKTLEKLNSMGITSLRDIISMYEKLKKEFGEEKAQRLYYHANSIIENKPVLFKKVDKLSDGIYLDIESYTPFDFDYLFGVLENGRYIPFLATDPSKERYTFENIVKYLEKRQQPIYHFHNYEIMRFKKLSKKYGVNLSKELLSRFVDVYKIYAGHVALPIPSYSLKSIARFFGFNWRTDINGLSVINYYREYLATNNKSILKEILKYNEDDVRATEFIVKKLNELSEINENGGN; from the coding sequence ATGGTTATATCAAACAAAGACATAAAGACAATTTATTTTTGCCCAAAAAAAGCGAAGTTAGATATACAAAATGAAAATAGGCAATTATCCGATTTTCTCTTCACCACGGAGGTGTTCGGTTGTTACCTTGGAGTACAAGTTGACGAGGTATTATCGGATAATCCACTAATAGTAAAGATACTCAAATCGGGCAAGAAGATATCTGAATACCACATGCTTGAAGGTGCTTTCATCGCGTATGTTGCTGAAAGTAATGATATAGATTTGCGCGAGATTATATTTGAGAGTACCTATTACAGCGTATCAATTACACGAACAAATTGGAGACATTACATAACTAAACTACTTTCTTTACTTTCGTATTTTTGCGAAGAGTCAGAATTCAAAATCTCAAAAACACACCTTTGCAGGCTTTGTAAATATTCAGGACAGTGTTTCCATGAAACAGTGAACCTTGAGAGTCTTACTTTTATCCAAGGTATAAAAGGTAAAACTCTTGAAAAACTCAACTCCATGGGAATAACATCACTTCGTGACATAATTTCTATGTACGAAAAGCTAAAGAAAGAATTTGGAGAAGAAAAAGCACAAAGACTCTATTATCACGCAAATAGCATCATCGAAAATAAACCTGTATTATTCAAAAAAGTTGATAAATTGTCTGATGGTATATATTTAGACATAGAAAGTTACACTCCATTTGATTTCGACTATCTATTTGGTGTTCTTGAAAATGGTAGGTACATTCCATTTTTGGCAACGGATCCATCCAAAGAAAGGTATACGTTTGAAAATATTGTAAAATATTTAGAAAAAAGACAACAACCCATATATCACTTCCACAACTATGAAATAATGCGATTTAAAAAACTTTCGAAAAAATACGGCGTAAATTTATCTAAAGAACTTCTCTCAAGATTCGTTGACGTGTACAAAATATACGCTGGTCACGTAGCGCTTCCCATACCATCTTACTCACTTAAAAGCATAGCCAGATTCTTCGGTTTCAATTGGCGAACAGATATAAACGGTTTATCTGTGATTAATTACTATAGAGAATACCTTGCCACAAATAACAAAAGTATTCTCAAAGAAATTTTAAAATACAACGAAGACGATGTAAGAGCTACAGAATTCATTGTGAAAAAACTTAACGAGTTGAGTGAAATAAATGAAAATGGGGGTAATTAA
- a CDS encoding DNA-methyltransferase, which produces MNDLLLRQNEKKIFFETEDGKIKIIHDDFITTNLIEENSIDLIITSPPYNVNIHYNSFSDDIPYEKYTEFTEKWLKKAYSLVKPDGRMCLNIPLDKSKGREEAGFQSVYADIVNIAKKVGWKYFSTIIWNEGNISRRTAWGSWLSARAPYVIAPVETIVILYKEKWRKIKEGESDITREEFMEWTNGLWTFSGESKKKVGHPAPFPIELPKRCIKLFSYTNDTILDPFLGSGSTLIACALLNRKGIGVEIDENYCKLATNRLKKEAHIDQRKLFEGD; this is translated from the coding sequence GTGAACGATTTATTGTTAAGACAAAACGAAAAAAAGATTTTTTTCGAAACTGAAGATGGCAAGATAAAAATAATTCATGATGATTTTATAACAACGAATTTAATAGAAGAAAACTCCATCGATTTAATAATCACATCTCCACCTTACAATGTTAATATACATTACAATTCCTTCAGTGACGATATACCTTACGAAAAGTACACTGAATTTACAGAAAAGTGGTTAAAAAAGGCGTATTCACTGGTAAAACCCGACGGAAGAATGTGCCTTAATATTCCATTAGACAAAAGTAAAGGAAGAGAAGAGGCCGGTTTTCAAAGCGTTTACGCCGACATTGTAAATATCGCAAAAAAAGTAGGTTGGAAATACTTTTCAACGATAATATGGAACGAGGGGAACATATCACGAAGAACCGCTTGGGGTTCCTGGTTAAGCGCAAGAGCACCTTACGTTATAGCTCCTGTTGAAACGATAGTGATTTTGTACAAAGAAAAGTGGCGAAAAATAAAAGAAGGAGAGTCTGATATAACCAGAGAAGAATTCATGGAATGGACCAACGGTTTATGGACTTTCTCAGGTGAAAGCAAGAAAAAAGTGGGGCATCCAGCACCATTCCCTATTGAACTTCCGAAAAGATGTATAAAGCTTTTCAGTTACACTAATGACACTATCTTGGATCCATTCTTGGGAAGTGGTAGTACTCTCATAGCTTGCGCATTACTTAATAGAAAGGGTATAGGTGTAGAAATTGATGAAAATTACTGTAAACTTGCCACTAACAGATTAAAAAAAGAGGCGCATATAGACCAAAGAAAATTATTTGAAGGTGATTAG
- a CDS encoding BsaWI family type II restriction enzyme, with protein sequence MIKNRGFKCRKNIWEFIKQKYNDIVESRYGGSFLDALKNFEEISENHIRNGIKKFYEDERSRNQAWRSCKGALYEYAVFKYIENIIEKNENLKGKIEVKMGDEVIENYKKQIAIENWSDIIPDVDILLVDKKENSVIAILSCKTSLRERLTETAFWKRELEAKGKVGKIKLFFITTDKDEELKIETNRYIILHIIDYTFVTSTEKFEQLIKFYKEKYGKREDFDQLIQKIKPIGEMEKLLQSFLLQIT encoded by the coding sequence ATGATTAAAAATCGAGGATTCAAATGTAGAAAAAATATTTGGGAATTTATTAAACAAAAATACAACGATATAGTTGAAAGTCGATATGGCGGAAGTTTCTTGGATGCTCTCAAAAATTTTGAAGAAATATCAGAAAATCATATAAGAAATGGTATTAAAAAATTTTACGAAGATGAAAGAAGCAGAAACCAAGCCTGGAGAAGTTGCAAGGGAGCACTATATGAATATGCTGTATTTAAATACATTGAAAATATAATTGAAAAGAACGAAAATTTAAAGGGTAAAATCGAAGTTAAAATGGGTGACGAAGTTATAGAAAACTATAAAAAACAAATAGCGATAGAAAATTGGTCTGATATTATTCCAGACGTTGATATTTTGTTAGTTGATAAGAAGGAAAATTCGGTAATAGCAATTCTCTCTTGTAAAACTAGTCTGAGAGAAAGACTAACCGAAACAGCATTTTGGAAAAGAGAACTTGAAGCGAAAGGTAAAGTTGGAAAAATTAAACTGTTTTTTATAACGACAGATAAAGATGAAGAGCTAAAAATAGAAACCAATCGCTATATAATTTTGCACATTATCGATTATACTTTTGTAACAAGTACTGAAAAATTTGAGCAATTAATAAAATTTTACAAAGAAAAATATGGAAAGAGAGAAGATTTTGATCAGCTTATACAAAAGATTAAACCAATCGGTGAAATGGAAAAACTATTACAATCTTTTTTGCTTCAAATAACCTAA
- a CDS encoding alpha/beta fold hydrolase, which yields MIWIILAFIPFILLKSSFIITILSLVGIFSIASLGLNIIMGYSGQISIGHAAFMSIGAYTSTLLVMHYNVPIIFGVILGGLVAFFLGLLIGFPALRLSGFYLAIATMGFVVAVEQLFSTLEHVTGGHAGIRGIPFPHIWNSDVEKYLIVLAFVFITYVISDRLINSKTGRGWMAIRENEIAASVVGINVARYKVLAFAIGSMFAGIAGALYAHVIGYIAPSDFGIARSLDLLAISVIGGMASLDGPYYGSIIYVALPFLFSRTHLSMSIIFGIILIFVVLFMPFGVSYYLKRFRTAYLNRVLPFFMRSKRPYGKFVETSQGKIHYVKRGNGQIPVVLVHGNFASARFFEPFLSKLPKEYTAYALDLPNFGFSDKLKGDITIENYAKALEAFVDKLGLKDFILLGHSLGGAVAMAYSIKNSDKIKKLILVDPAPVNGMYMPEEGYKVVRLYSYNPGMIKKALMFNAPNYDDERFFDKITADALRMAKEAFEGNARALSSYNFTDVVKNVNIPVVVIYGDKDVLLTREQMEFTAKAFPKGTLVVLKDVGHSPVVEAIDEVLKYL from the coding sequence ATGATTTGGATAATACTAGCGTTCATACCATTCATACTTTTAAAGAGTTCGTTCATAATAACTATTTTAAGTCTCGTTGGGATTTTCTCAATTGCCTCCTTAGGGTTGAATATAATAATGGGGTACTCAGGGCAGATATCGATAGGTCACGCGGCGTTTATGAGCATCGGCGCTTATACTTCTACACTTTTGGTTATGCATTACAATGTTCCAATTATATTTGGTGTTATCTTAGGTGGTTTAGTTGCGTTTTTCTTGGGACTTTTGATCGGATTTCCAGCACTTAGGCTTTCTGGTTTTTACCTTGCCATAGCTACTATGGGGTTTGTCGTTGCTGTTGAGCAACTTTTCAGCACACTTGAACATGTGACAGGTGGGCATGCAGGAATAAGGGGGATTCCGTTCCCACATATTTGGAATTCTGATGTCGAAAAATATCTAATCGTTCTTGCTTTTGTATTTATAACTTACGTAATTTCCGATAGGCTAATCAATTCCAAAACAGGTCGAGGCTGGATGGCTATAAGGGAGAATGAGATTGCGGCATCTGTTGTTGGTATAAATGTTGCAAGGTACAAGGTGTTGGCGTTTGCGATTGGTTCGATGTTCGCTGGTATAGCAGGTGCTCTTTATGCGCATGTTATCGGGTATATTGCACCAAGTGATTTTGGTATCGCCCGTTCTCTTGATTTACTTGCGATATCTGTTATCGGAGGTATGGCTTCTTTGGATGGACCATATTATGGTTCGATAATATACGTTGCTTTGCCGTTCCTATTCAGTCGTACGCATTTGTCTATGTCGATAATATTCGGTATAATTCTAATCTTTGTGGTTTTGTTTATGCCATTTGGCGTGAGTTATTATCTGAAAAGGTTCAGAACAGCTTATTTGAATAGAGTTTTACCGTTCTTCATGCGTTCTAAGAGACCGTATGGAAAATTTGTTGAAACATCGCAAGGAAAGATTCATTACGTAAAGAGAGGCAATGGTCAAATCCCAGTAGTTCTTGTACACGGTAATTTCGCTTCTGCAAGGTTTTTTGAGCCTTTTTTGAGTAAACTTCCAAAAGAATACACCGCCTATGCGCTTGATTTACCGAATTTTGGTTTTTCCGATAAACTTAAGGGTGATATAACTATAGAAAATTACGCAAAGGCGTTAGAGGCATTTGTCGATAAATTGGGTTTGAAAGATTTTATTTTACTTGGTCATTCGCTTGGTGGAGCTGTCGCGATGGCTTATTCCATAAAGAATTCGGATAAGATTAAAAAACTTATTCTTGTTGACCCAGCGCCAGTGAATGGTATGTACATGCCGGAAGAAGGGTACAAGGTAGTTAGATTGTACAGCTACAATCCTGGTATGATAAAGAAGGCTTTGATGTTCAATGCGCCAAATTACGATGATGAGAGATTCTTTGATAAAATAACAGCAGACGCGTTGAGAATGGCAAAAGAAGCTTTCGAAGGCAACGCAAGGGCCTTATCTTCCTATAACTTTACCGACGTAGTGAAAAATGTAAATATTCCAGTTGTAGTTATATACGGTGACAAAGACGTTTTACTAACACGCGAGCAGATGGAATTCACCGCCAAAGCTTTCCCGAAAGGAACACTTGTAGTCTTAAAAGATGTTGGACACAGCCCTGTTGTTGAGGCAATTGATGAAGTATTGAAGTATTTATGA
- a CDS encoding branched-chain amino acid ABC transporter permease has translation MINQMILGLSTGAMYSLVAIGLVMMYKVSGVMNFAYGNMGMFATYIIWWLTSALGLNMYVSIIMGIIFAALMGIFVERFGLRPIRHLSHGSMLIVTFGLLMILEGLAVQIWGTEYKSLPELVTGTPYIFKGDFGIIVLRRQDVLVFTTLVVISVLIALFMKFTKFGIAVRAVSENEEIAGYMGINVGKILAFSWAFGVSMAALVGIIAAPKVFVSPTMLTFYQIQGFTAAVLGGFETFTGAVFGGLILGVIEKLVGNYISEGFKATISLAIIIIVLVFFPKGLFGKNIRRRA, from the coding sequence ATGATAAATCAAATGATTTTAGGTCTTTCAACAGGTGCTATGTATTCACTTGTGGCTATTGGACTTGTTATGATGTACAAAGTCAGTGGAGTTATGAACTTTGCGTACGGCAATATGGGTATGTTCGCAACATATATCATCTGGTGGTTGACAAGTGCTTTGGGTTTGAATATGTACGTTTCAATCATTATGGGAATAATATTTGCGGCACTTATGGGTATTTTTGTCGAGCGATTTGGTTTGAGACCTATACGACATTTATCGCACGGTTCAATGCTTATCGTTACGTTTGGTCTTTTGATGATTTTGGAAGGTTTAGCGGTGCAGATTTGGGGAACTGAGTACAAATCTCTTCCCGAACTTGTCACTGGTACGCCGTATATCTTCAAAGGAGATTTCGGGATTATCGTACTTAGAAGACAGGATGTTTTAGTTTTTACCACACTTGTTGTTATCTCAGTATTAATCGCTCTGTTTATGAAATTCACAAAATTTGGCATTGCGGTAAGGGCTGTTTCCGAAAACGAGGAAATTGCTGGATATATGGGAATAAACGTTGGTAAGATTTTGGCTTTCTCTTGGGCATTCGGTGTTTCTATGGCAGCGCTAGTTGGGATTATAGCTGCTCCGAAGGTCTTTGTTTCACCTACGATGTTGACTTTCTACCAAATTCAAGGATTCACAGCTGCTGTGTTAGGTGGATTTGAGACGTTCACAGGAGCAGTATTTGGAGGGTTGATACTTGGTGTTATTGAAAAGCTTGTTGGAAACTATATCTCTGAAGGTTTCAAAGCAACGATATCACTTGCGATAATAATAATCGTTCTTGTGTTTTTCCCGAAGGGTTTGTTTGGTAAAAACATAAGGAGGCGAGCGTGA
- a CDS encoding ABC transporter ATP-binding protein, translating into MSKTLDNALDIQVKGLNVFYGPVHAVKGVNLTIEAGKITAIVGANGAGKTSTLKAIVGGVKSSGTVLLGDESINHLPVHERVRKGIVLCPEGRGIFYSLTVKENLLAGAYLNKKPDLDFVFDVFPFLKDRLNQIAGTLSGGEQQMLAIARALMANPRYLLLDEPSLGLAPIIIDKIVDVVKLINSRGITVVLVEQNTSVALSISHYGYVLENGRVALEGDAKQLLGSDLVREKYLGGVKK; encoded by the coding sequence ATGAGTAAAACATTAGATAACGCATTGGATATACAAGTCAAAGGATTGAATGTTTTTTACGGCCCAGTCCATGCGGTAAAAGGCGTTAATTTGACAATTGAAGCTGGGAAGATAACGGCGATAGTAGGGGCAAACGGTGCTGGTAAGACTTCAACGCTTAAGGCAATTGTTGGTGGCGTTAAGTCATCTGGTACGGTGCTGCTCGGAGATGAATCTATTAATCATCTGCCTGTCCATGAGAGAGTTAGGAAAGGTATCGTGTTATGCCCAGAAGGTAGGGGTATTTTTTATTCTTTAACTGTAAAGGAAAATCTCTTGGCAGGAGCTTATTTGAATAAGAAGCCGGATTTAGATTTTGTTTTCGATGTGTTTCCATTTTTGAAAGATAGATTAAACCAAATTGCTGGTACACTCTCCGGTGGTGAACAGCAGATGCTTGCAATCGCAAGAGCTTTGATGGCTAATCCTCGCTATCTTCTTTTAGATGAGCCTTCGCTTGGTCTTGCACCGATAATTATCGACAAGATAGTTGATGTTGTAAAATTAATTAACTCACGAGGTATAACGGTTGTTTTAGTTGAACAGAATACATCCGTCGCGCTTAGTATATCTCATTACGGTTACGTGCTTGAAAATGGAAGAGTGGCTCTTGAAGGCGATGCAAAACAATTACTTGGTAGTGACCTTGTAAGAGAAAAGTACCTCGGGGGTGTTAAAAAATGA
- a CDS encoding ABC transporter ATP-binding protein: MLKLENITVRFSGLVAVDNLNMHVQEKTIHSLIGPNGAGKTTVFNVISGLVKHEGRVIVDGKDITKVPVYKRVNYGLGRSFQNVIIFKYLTVLQNLILGYHSHAQYNHFDEIFSTNNYLKTERKALLKAIEVADILGIKGILGLYAGTLPYGYQKLIDVGRALMSEPKILLLDEPAAGLTEKESDIFKEKILRVKSEDVTVLLVEHDMRMVMDISDRITVLNFGKKIAEGTPAEIVNNEEVVKAYLGSSAKEVKENE; the protein is encoded by the coding sequence ATGCTGAAACTTGAGAATATAACTGTTCGATTTTCGGGGCTAGTTGCCGTTGATAATCTTAATATGCATGTTCAAGAAAAAACTATACACTCACTTATAGGTCCCAACGGTGCTGGAAAGACGACCGTCTTTAATGTTATTTCCGGACTTGTTAAACATGAGGGAAGGGTTATCGTTGATGGGAAAGATATAACTAAGGTACCTGTTTACAAGAGGGTGAATTATGGACTTGGAAGGAGTTTCCAAAATGTTATCATCTTTAAATACTTAACTGTTTTGCAAAATTTGATTCTCGGTTATCATTCGCATGCACAATACAATCATTTTGATGAGATATTCTCAACGAATAATTATTTAAAAACTGAGAGAAAAGCCCTGCTTAAAGCGATTGAAGTTGCAGATATTTTAGGTATAAAAGGAATTCTTGGATTGTATGCGGGTACTCTTCCTTATGGTTATCAAAAGTTAATCGATGTGGGAAGAGCCCTTATGAGTGAGCCAAAAATACTCCTTCTCGATGAGCCAGCTGCTGGGCTCACGGAGAAGGAATCAGATATTTTTAAAGAAAAGATACTTCGAGTGAAGAGTGAAGATGTAACCGTTCTTTTGGTTGAACACGATATGCGGATGGTTATGGATATATCAGATAGGATTACCGTTTTAAATTTTGGAAAGAAGATAGCTGAAGGGACCCCAGCGGAGATTGTTAACAACGAGGAAGTTGTAAAGGCATACCTCGGTAGTAGTGCGAAAGAGGTGAAAGAAAATGAGTAA